Sequence from the Amycolatopsis sp. NBC_00345 genome:
GCCGCCTAGTGCAAGGCCTTTTTCGATATCTAGGCCTCGATTTGCGGTAAGTAAGGCAGTTGCGATTGCGACAAACCTGAGAAGCCCGTCGCTCATTTCTCGCGCTGGAGTTCGCTCAGACTTTCGTCCCAGGTATCCCTCGCGAAGTGCAATCATGACGTCCCCGAGTTGGGATCTGGCAATGTATATGTCGCGAACACTTTGGTCGGCGACTTGTTTCACTAGGTCGCCTATCTGTCGAAAAGTATCTCGATCGGTGCGTTCCAGTTTGTCGAGCGCTGCCGAGATATTTGCACCAGTCCTGCGCAGGTCGGTATCTCGCTCCGACACGTACTCTCGCATCAAGTGAGGGATTGGGTCGAGATGAAATATTCCCCTCAGCGCTGCGGTAACGGCTTGTGCGGCGTCTATGACGGCCTGAGTGGCATTATTTTCAGGGGCTACTCTGAGTGGAATTTGTGATGTTATCAGCCTGGAGTCTCGAAAAGGAACAATAGGATTGTTTCCGCGTTTTCCATTAAAGATCTCAACATGGATACCTGCGTCGCCTTCTGTGGGTCCTCTTGTTTGGAAGAGATGACGATCTTTTACGACGCCTGACTCAACGGCTGGGGCAGGTCCGCGCAAGACCTCGCTAATTACTCGCAATTCTGGTTTTACTTGAATGCCGATATCAAGGCGATATGAGTTGTTGCCACTTTGGACTGTGCATCCGAGCAGGAATCTATTGGCTCCATGTGGGGCGCAGCCTCGTGAACCGCCGCGGACGGGCCCCCCTTCGCGTCGACGGCCATCCAGAGCGTCCACCAGTTCTTCGCCGGTTGCCAGGCGGGAAAGAACCTCGACGCCGTCCAGGGCATTCGACTTGCCAGCACTGTTTCGACCTGTCAGGACTGTGATCGAATCGACTGGAAGAACAGCATTCCGAAACGACTTGAACTGGCCAAGTCGTATTTCGCGAAGGTAAGCGACGGTCACTCGGGTAAGACTAGACCGACAAGCCGACAATCACCACAGGAGCAGGAAGTAAC
This genomic interval carries:
- a CDS encoding AAA family ATPase, with the translated sequence MTVAYLREIRLGQFKSFRNAVLPVDSITVLTGRNSAGKSNALDGVEVLSRLATGEELVDALDGRRREGGPVRGGSRGCAPHGANRFLLGCTVQSGNNSYRLDIGIQVKPELRVISEVLRGPAPAVESGVVKDRHLFQTRGPTEGDAGIHVEIFNGKRGNNPIVPFRDSRLITSQIPLRVAPENNATQAVIDAAQAVTAALRGIFHLDPIPHLMREYVSERDTDLRRTGANISAALDKLERTDRDTFRQIGDLVKQVADQSVRDIYIARSQLGDVMIALREGYLGRKSERTPAREMSDGLLRFVAIATALLTANRGLDIEKGLALGGPTSGVLLVVEELENGLHPSQADRVLELMREASKEQGNRVMVTTHSPALLNEMTGSLNRSVIVCYRDQDTGLSKLERLPDLKGYAEAMATGRLGDAVTGGRLVRPEEFDSNYDQFARLLGMN